In Nyctibius grandis isolate bNycGra1 chromosome 8, bNycGra1.pri, whole genome shotgun sequence, a single window of DNA contains:
- the CLCN2 gene encoding chloride channel protein 2 — MASESEAQRELQYEQTLMYGRYTQDLGTFAKDEAARLRLQQEPGEGGTPRPRRPSEPLEYTQGRCAPCRVCALQCQQFLISKVGEDWVFLILLGLVMALVSWAMDFAIATCLQAQKWMYGGLDTNVLLQYLAWVTYPTVLITFSAGFTQILAPQAVGSGIPEMKTILRGVVLKEYLTLKTFVAKVIGLTCALGSGMPLGKEGPFVHIASMCAALLSRFLSLFGGIYENEARNIEMLAAACAVGVGCCFAAPIGGVLFSIEVTSTFFAVRNYWRGFFAATFSAFIFRVLAVWNKDEETITALFKTRFRLDFPFDLQELPAFAVIGIASGFGGALFVYLNRKIVQFMRRQRTINRFLMKKRLLFPALVTLLISTLTFPPGFGQFMAGQLTQKDTLVTLFDNQTWAKQGLGDEFEYLGILEAWHHPRSNIFVTLIVFILMKFWMSALATTIPVPCGAFMPVFVIGAAFGRLVGESMAAWFPDGIHTDSNTYRIVPGGYAVVGAAALSGAVTHTVSTAVIVFELTGQISHILPVMIAVILANAVAQSLQPSLYDSIIRIKKLPYLPELGWGHHDKYNMRVEDIMVRDIRYVTLNCKYRDLQHVLRSTKMKHLPLVESAESMILLGSIERAQVGALLGHQLSSQRRLQALRQKVLAEDGHRHPDVGIRFQISTEASSGAPARAGSRKPLKPALKRVPSSLAETPPAGTADHTGIALKSLFCANPTAEPTEAQGTAYRKAKHVRISTMEEMDLGDKISAAEILEWEEEQLDQPVDFSSAKIDPAPFQLVEHTSLHKTHTIFSLLGLDHAYVTSIGRLVGMVSLKELRKAIEGSLTAKGVKVRPPLASFRDSTASAGEPDTTALRQLWDRHRHHHMPREAGPGGDSDTPKGQ; from the exons ATGTACGGGCGCTACACGCAGGACCTGGGCACCTTCGCCAAGGACGAGGCGGCCCGGCTgcggctgcagcaggagcccggggaggggggcaccccccggccgcgccgcccctCCGAGCCTCTGGAGTACACCCAGGGCCGCTGTGCCCCCTGCCGTG TCTGTGCCTTGCAGTGCCAGCAGTTCCTCATCTCCAAGGTGGGCGAGGACTGGgtcttcctcatcctcctggGGCTGGTCATGGCACTGGTCAGCTGGGCCATGGACTTCGCCATCGCCACCTGCCTCCAAG CCCAGAAGTGGATGTACGGGGGCCTGGACACCAACGTGCTGCTGCAGTACCTGGCCTGGGTCACCTACCCCACCGTCCTCATCACCTTCTCAGCTGGCTTCACCCAGATACTCGCCCCCCAGGCCGTGG GCTCGGGGATCCCTGAGATGAAGACCATCCTGCGGGGCGTCGTGCTGAAGGAATACCTCACCCTCAAGACCTTCGTGGCCAAGGTGATCGGGCTGACATGCGCCCTGGGCAGCGGCATGCCCCTGGGCAAGGAG GGTCCCTTCGTCCACATCGCCAGCATGTGCGCAGCCCTGCTCAGCcgctttctctccctcttcgGGGGCATCTATGAG AACGAGGCGAGGAACATCGAAATGCTGGCGGCCGCCTGCGCTGTCGGTGTCGGCTGCTGCTTCGCTGCCCCCATCGGAG GCGTCCTCTTCAGCATCGAGGTCACCTCCACCTTCTTCGCCGTCCGTAACTACTGGCGCGGCTTCTTTGCTGCCACCTTCAGCGCCTTCATCTTCCGTGTCCTCGCCGTCTGGAACAAGGACGAAG AAACCATCACAGCACTGTTCAAGACTCGATTCCGCCTCGACTTCCCCTTCGACCTGCAGGAGCTGCCCGCCTTCGCTGTCATCGG GATCGCCAGTGGCTTCGGGGGCGCGCTCTTCGTCTACCTCAACCGCAAGATCGTGCAGTTCATGCGCCGTCAGAGGACCATCAACCGCTTCCTCATGAAGAA GCGCCTGCTCTTCCCTGCCCTGGTGACACTGCTCATCTCCACGCTGACCTTCCCGCCCGGCTTTGGACAGTTCATGGCCGGCCAG CTCACCCAGAAGGACACCCTGGTGACACTCTTCGACAACCAGACGTGGGCCAAGCAGGGGCTCGGTGACGAGTTCGAGTACTTGGGCATCCTGGAGGCCTGGCACCATCCCCGCTCCAACATCTTCGTCACCCTCATTGTCTTCATCCTCATGAAG TTCTGGATGTCAGCCCTGGCCACCACCATCCCAGTGCCCTGCGGAGCCTTCATGCCCGTCTTCGTCATCG GGGCGGCCTTCGGGCGCCTGGTGGGGGAAAGCATGGCAGCCTGGTTCCCTGATGGCATCCACACCGACAGCAACACCTACCGCATCGTGCCGGGGGGCTACGCCGTGGTGG GGGCGGCTGCGCTGTCGGGCGCCGTCACCCACACGGTGTCCACGGCCGTCATCGTCTTCGAGCTGACGGGGCAGATCTCACACATCCTGCCCGTCATGATCGCCGTCATCCTGGCCAACGCCGTGGCCCAGAGCCTCCAGCCCTCCCTCTACGACAGCATCATCCGCATCAAGAAGCTGCCCTACCTCCCCGAGCTGGGCTGGGGCCACCACGA TAAATACAACATGCGGGTGGAGGACATCATGGTGAGGGACATCCGCTACGTCACCCTCAACTGCAAGTACCGGGACCTGCAGCACGTCCTGCGCAGCACCAAGATGAAGCACCTGCCGCTGGTGGAGTCAGCCG AGTCCATGATCCTGCTGGGCTCCATCGAGCGGGCGCAGGTGGGGGCCCTGCTTGGCCACCAGCTCAGCTCCCAGCGCCGGCTCCAGGCCCTGCGGCAGAAGGTGCTGGCCGAGGACGGGCACCGGCACCCCGACGTCGGCATCCGCTTCCAG ATCAGCACGGAGGCCTCCTCGGGCGCCCCGGCCCGCGCTGGTTCCCGCAAGCCCCTGAAGCCAGCGCTGAAGCGGGTGCCCAGCAGCCTGGCCGAGACCCCCCCAG CTGGCACCGCCGACCACACCGGCATCGCCCTCAAGAGCCTCTTCTGTGCCAACCCCACCGCAGAGCCCACTGAG GCCCAGGGCACGGCCTATCGCAAGGCCAAACACGTCCGTATTTCCACCATG GAGGAGATGGATCTGGGTGACAAGATATCTGCGGCGGAG atcctggagtgggaggaggagcagctggaCCAGCCCGTGGACTTCAGCAGCGCCAAGATCGACCCCGCGCCCTTCCAGCTGGTGGAGCACACCTCGCTGCACAAG ACCCACACCATCTTCTCGCTGCTGGGGCTGGACCACGCGTACGTCACCAGCATCGGGCGCCTCGTGGGCATGGTGTCCCTCAAGGAG CTGCGCAAGGCCATCGAGGGCTCGCTGACGGCCAAGGGGGTGAAGGTGCGCCCGCCGCTCGCCAGCTTCCGCGACAGCACGGCCAGCGCCGGCGAGCCCGACACCACGGCCCTGCGCCAGCTCTGGGACCGCCACCGGCACCACCACATGCCCCGCGAGGCCGGCCCCGGGGGCGACAGCGACACCCCCAAGGGCCAGTGA
- the LOC137666846 gene encoding heat shock protein beta-7-like, whose translation MASLGSASAYRPGAYGQGHGEPRFEGDRRHGPFGARAHEAFGYPGSPGAMYPCSLGTWLHAQGDTYQVVADVSQFEPPDIVVTTSNCHITIQAEKVAEDGTVCDTFTHKCQLPEDTDPLSVSCALTEAGTLVITAQRRPGARPGEPPQPLYRSEATL comes from the exons ATGGCCTCGCTCGGCTCGGCCTCTGCGTACCGCCCCGGTGCCTACGGGCAGGGCCACGGCGAGCCCCGCTTCGAGGGTGACCGGCGGCACGGCCCCTTCGGGGCGCGGGCACACGAGGCCTTCGGGTACCCAG GGTCCCCGGGTGCCATGTACCCCTGCAGCCTGGGCACCTGGTTGCATGCCCAAGGGGACACCTACCAGGTGGTGGCTGACGTCAGCCAGTTCGAGCCCCCTGACATCGTGGTGACGACCTCCAACTGCCACATCACCATCCAGGCCGAGAAG GTGGCTGAGGACGGCACGGTCTGCGACACCTTCACCCACAAGTGCCAGCTGCCCGAGGACACAGACCCGCTGTCGGTGAGCTGTGCCCTCACCGAGGCCGGCACGCTGGTCATCACCGCCCAGCGCCGCCCCGGTGCCCGCCCCGGCGAGCCCCCACAGCCGCTGTACCGCAGCGAGGCCACGCTGTGA
- the FAM131A gene encoding LOW QUALITY PROTEIN: protein FAM131A (The sequence of the model RefSeq protein was modified relative to this genomic sequence to represent the inferred CDS: inserted 2 bases in 1 codon): MRPGGDAGGAEPAVVSAPGXPPGSMGCIGSKTTIVAVDTTLCVEWKEVKALSPLSAARPLPRLARQASFDSQDFLQVHVEDTVEMLPKSRRALTIQEIAALARSSLHGISQVVKEHVTKPTAMAQGRVAHLIEWKGWCKPVEPPSALESAFSSYCHLSEGEQEARFAAGVAEQFAIAEAKLRAWSSVDGDDSNDESYDEDFMPSTESPQPTDLPGAVPASALLRDLLQGHLCQLGVRHGSCEPESDSSHTLSPETLCSSLCSLEMVSPSELTAKLLGSLGTEDLLLPKLPPPASQSALRGLARLRCQDSLYSVSYAEACLSPAEDEVVLSKDFPLRRKVSDVASSGVASLEEEEEEAEEP, translated from the exons ATGCGGCCGGGGGGCGATGCGGGCGGCGCGGAGCCGGCGGTAGTGTCCGCACCGGG CCCCCCCGGGAGCATGGGCTGCATCGGCTCCAAAACCACCATCG TGGCCGTGGACACGACGCTGTGCGTGGAGTGGAAGGAGGTGAAAGCGCTGTCTCCGCTgagcgccgcccgcccgctgcCCCGCCTGGCACGCCAGGCCTCCTTCGACAGCCAGGACTTCCTCCAG GTCCATGTTGAGGACACTGTCGAGATGCTGCCCAAGTCACGGCGTGCACTGACCATCCAGGAGATCGCTGCCCTGGCCCGCTCCTCGCTGCACG GCATCTCTCAGGTGGTGAAGGAGCACGTGACGAAGCCGACGGCCATGGCGCAGGGCCGCGTTGCCCACCTCATCGAGTGGAAGGGCTGGTGCAAGCCGGTGGAGCCGCCCAGCGCCCTGGAGAGCGCCTTCAGCTCCTACTGCCACCTGAGCGAGGGAGAGCAGGAGGCGCGCTTTGCTGCTG GTGTGGCGGAGCAGTTTGCCATCGCTGAGGCCAAGCTGCGAGCCTGGTCCTCGGTGGACGGGGACGACTCCAACGACGAGTCTTACGACGAGGACTTCATGCCCTCCACAGAGAGCCCCCAGCCCACCG ATCTGCCCGGCGCGGTGCCCGCCAGTGCACTGCTGCGAGACCTGCTGCAGGGCCACCTGTGCCAGCTGGGCGTGCGGCACGGCTCCTGCGAGCCCGAGAGCGACTCCTCGCACACCCTCTCCCCCGAGAccctctgctccagcctctgcAGCCTGGAGATGGTGTCCCCCTCCGAACTCACTGCCAAACTGCTGGGCTCCCTGGGGACCGAggacctgctgctgcccaaGCTGCCCCCCCCGGCCAGCCAAAGTGCCTTGCGGGGCCTGGCACGGCTCCGGTGCCAGGACTCCCTCTACTCCGTGTCCTACGCCGAAGCCTGCCTCTCGCCCGCCGAGGACGAGGTGGTGCTGAGCAAGGACTTCCCACTCCGCCGAAAAGTCTCCGACGTTGCCTCCTCCGGGGTGGCAtcgctggaggaggaggaggaggaggccgaAGAGCCCTGA